In Castanea sativa cultivar Marrone di Chiusa Pesio chromosome 6, ASM4071231v1, a single window of DNA contains:
- the LOC142638089 gene encoding 3-ketoacyl-CoA synthase 20-like isoform X1, whose translation MEYEKKRNQEDKKPNSIILKYVKFGYHYLISNAMYLFLVPLSTTALAHLSKDDFVHFSDHVMHNLVVVTLCVVIIAILATLHFLSRPRKVYLVNFSCYKPDHTLMCSNETFMKATKLTGSFTEESLAFQKKILERSGYGQKTYTAKTFLEVPINMSFNEARKEAEMVMFGVIDELLAKTGVKTKDIRILVVNCSLFNPAPSLSAMVVNRYKLRGNILSYNLSGMGCSAGLISIDLAKRLLQIRPNSYALVVSMESLTLAGYDGNTRSMLIPNCLFRMGAAAILLTNRSSDRHCSKYQLVHALRTHKGADDRGYNCVFQKEDINNRLGVALSKDLLPVAGEGLTTNLTALGPLVLPFSEQILFLVNLIGRKIFKMKIKQYVPDFKLAFEHFCIHAGGRAVLDELEKSLGLSEWHMEPSRMTLYRFGNTSSSSLWYELAYTEAKGRIKKGDRAWQIAFGSGFKCNSVVWRALRTINSADEKHNPWIDEIDSFPVHVPEVAPIDC comes from the exons ATGGAGTATGAAAAGAAACGAAACCAAGAAGACAAGAAACCAAATTCTATTATACTTAAGTACGTGAAGTTTGGTTATCACTACTTAATCTCTAATGCCATGTATCTCTTCCTTGTGCCACTCAGTACCACAGCTTTGGCTCATCTTTCTAAGGATGATTTCGTCCATTTCTCCGACCACGTTATGCACAATCTTGTAGTTGTGACTTTATGCGTCGTGATTATAGCTATCCTAGCAACCCTTCACTTCTTGAGTCGTCCGAGAAaagtttatttagtaaatttttcTTGTTACAAGCCCGACCATACTCTAATGTGCAGCAATGAAACTTTCATGAAAGCGACTAAGCTAACTGGGAGTTTCACAGAGGAAAGTTTAGCGTTTCAAAAGAAGATTTTGGAAAGGTCCGGGTATGGTCAAAAAACATATACCGCCAAAACATTTTTGGAGGTTCCAATCAACATGAGTTTCAATGAAGCGAGGAAGGAGGCAGAGATGGTGATGTTTGGAGTGATTGATGAGTTATTGGCGAAAACCGGAGTGAAGACTAAGGATATAAGGATTCTTGTTGTGAATTGCAGTTTGTTCAATCCAGCACCATCATTGTCAGCCATGGTTGTTAACAGGTACAAGCTTAGAGGGAACATTTTGAGCTATAATCTTAGTGGAATGGGCTGCAGTGCTGGACTTATTTCTATAGATCTTGCCAAACGCTTGCTACAG ATACGACCTAATTCCTATGCTCTTGTGGTGAGCATGGAAAGCTTGACTCTGGCCGGGTATGATGGCAATACTCGCTCAATGCTCATCCCAAATTGTCTCTTCCGCATGGGTGCAGCAGCTATTCTTTTAACAAACCGATCATCCGATCGCCATTGTTCAAAGTATCAACTAGTTCATGCTTTACGTACCCACAAAGGTGCAGATGATAGAGGTTACAATTGTGTCTTTCAAAAAGAAGACATAAATAATCGACTTGGCGTTGCACTCTCCAAAGACCTATTGCCAGTAGCTGGAGAAGGTCTTACAACCAACTTAACAGCATTAGGGCCATTAGTCCTGCCCTTTTCTGAACAAATCCTATTTTTGGTGAATTTGATTGGGAGaaagatttttaaaatgaagATAAAACAATATGTTCCAGACTTTAAGTTGGCTTTTGAGCACTTTTGTATACATGCAGGAGGGAGGGCAGTGTTGGATGAGTTAGAGAAGAGTCTTGGACTTAGTGAGTGGCATATGGAACCCTCAAGGATGACTCTTTATAGGTTTGGAAACACTTCTAGTAGTTCCTTATGGTATGAATTGGCTTATACTGAGGCCAAGGGGAGAATCAAGAAAGGCGATCGAGCATGGCAAATTGCATTTGGGTCAGGGTTCAAGTGTAACAGTGTTGTGTGGCGAGCATTGCGAACCATTAATTCAGCAGATGAGAAGCATAATCCTTGGATAGATGAGATTGATAGCTTCCCTGTTCATGTACCTGAAGTGGCACCAATTGATTGTTAG
- the LOC142638089 gene encoding 3-ketoacyl-CoA synthase 20-like isoform X2: MEYEKKRNQEDKKPNSIILKYVKFGYHYLISNAMYLFLVPLSTTALAHLSKDDFVHFSDHVMHNLVVVTLCVVIIAILATLHFLSRPRKVYLVNFSCYKPDHTLMCSNETFMKATKLTGSFTEESLAFQKKILERSGYGQKTYTAKTFLEVPINMSFNEARKEAEMVMFGVIDELLAKTGVKTKDIRILVVNCSLFNPAPSLSAMVVNRYKLRGNILSYNLSGMGCSAGLISIDLAKRLLQIRPNSYALVVSMESLTLAGYDGNTRSMLIPNCLFRMGAAAILLTNRSSDRHCSKYQLVHALRTHKGADDRGYNCVFQKEDINNRLGVALSKDLLPVAGEGGRAVLDELEKSLGLSEWHMEPSRMTLYRFGNTSSSSLWYELAYTEAKGRIKKGDRAWQIAFGSGFKCNSVVWRALRTINSADEKHNPWIDEIDSFPVHVPEVAPIDC; this comes from the exons ATGGAGTATGAAAAGAAACGAAACCAAGAAGACAAGAAACCAAATTCTATTATACTTAAGTACGTGAAGTTTGGTTATCACTACTTAATCTCTAATGCCATGTATCTCTTCCTTGTGCCACTCAGTACCACAGCTTTGGCTCATCTTTCTAAGGATGATTTCGTCCATTTCTCCGACCACGTTATGCACAATCTTGTAGTTGTGACTTTATGCGTCGTGATTATAGCTATCCTAGCAACCCTTCACTTCTTGAGTCGTCCGAGAAaagtttatttagtaaatttttcTTGTTACAAGCCCGACCATACTCTAATGTGCAGCAATGAAACTTTCATGAAAGCGACTAAGCTAACTGGGAGTTTCACAGAGGAAAGTTTAGCGTTTCAAAAGAAGATTTTGGAAAGGTCCGGGTATGGTCAAAAAACATATACCGCCAAAACATTTTTGGAGGTTCCAATCAACATGAGTTTCAATGAAGCGAGGAAGGAGGCAGAGATGGTGATGTTTGGAGTGATTGATGAGTTATTGGCGAAAACCGGAGTGAAGACTAAGGATATAAGGATTCTTGTTGTGAATTGCAGTTTGTTCAATCCAGCACCATCATTGTCAGCCATGGTTGTTAACAGGTACAAGCTTAGAGGGAACATTTTGAGCTATAATCTTAGTGGAATGGGCTGCAGTGCTGGACTTATTTCTATAGATCTTGCCAAACGCTTGCTACAG ATACGACCTAATTCCTATGCTCTTGTGGTGAGCATGGAAAGCTTGACTCTGGCCGGGTATGATGGCAATACTCGCTCAATGCTCATCCCAAATTGTCTCTTCCGCATGGGTGCAGCAGCTATTCTTTTAACAAACCGATCATCCGATCGCCATTGTTCAAAGTATCAACTAGTTCATGCTTTACGTACCCACAAAGGTGCAGATGATAGAGGTTACAATTGTGTCTTTCAAAAAGAAGACATAAATAATCGACTTGGCGTTGCACTCTCCAAAGACCTATTGCCAGTAGCTGGAGAAG GAGGGAGGGCAGTGTTGGATGAGTTAGAGAAGAGTCTTGGACTTAGTGAGTGGCATATGGAACCCTCAAGGATGACTCTTTATAGGTTTGGAAACACTTCTAGTAGTTCCTTATGGTATGAATTGGCTTATACTGAGGCCAAGGGGAGAATCAAGAAAGGCGATCGAGCATGGCAAATTGCATTTGGGTCAGGGTTCAAGTGTAACAGTGTTGTGTGGCGAGCATTGCGAACCATTAATTCAGCAGATGAGAAGCATAATCCTTGGATAGATGAGATTGATAGCTTCCCTGTTCATGTACCTGAAGTGGCACCAATTGATTGTTAG